The Nocardioides houyundeii genome includes the window CCTGGACCAGGGCCAGCGGGTCTGGCTGGTGACCGCCGCCCCCATCGAGATCGCCTCGATCATCGCCCGGCGCCTGGGCCTGACCGGCGCGATGGGCACCGTCGCCGAGCACGTCGACGGCGTCTACACCGGCCAGCTGGTGGGCGACCTGCTGCACGGACCCGCCAAGGCCGAGGCGATCAAGTCCCTCGCGGCCCGGGAGGGACTCGACCTCTCGCACTGCTCGGCGTACTCCGACTCCTACAACGACCTGCCCATGCTCGGCCTGGTCGGCGACCCGGTCGCCATCAACCCGGACCCCCAGCTGCGCAGCCACGCCCGGCAGCACGGCTGGCGGGTCCGCGACTACCGCACCGGGCGCAAGGCCGCCCGCATCGGCGTGCTCTCGGGGGCCGTCGCCGGCGCCCTCGCCGGCGGGGTCGCGGCCGGGGTCTCGGCCCGCCGGCGTCACCACTGAGCCGCTCCCGCACCGACACCCTTCCCAAGGCGTCCCGCTCGTCGTAGCCTGAGGCGCGTTGCATCTCTGGGGAGGGGATGGCCGGGTGTCCCGAGACAACAGGTACGACGTGGCGAGTGGCCTCCATGCGCTGCGCCTGGCCGTGCTCGCGTGCCGGCCTCCGGTGCCCCACGTGGCAGCCGCTGGCGTGGGCGGTCCCTGGCCGCTGCTCTCCGAGGCCCTCGTCCCCACCGGTGACAGCAGTCCCGTCGGCCCCGCAGGCCCTGGTGGCGCTGGTGGCCCCGGGTACGGCGACTCCTCGCTCGCCACCTCCTCCGCAGAGTCCGAGGCGGAGCGGACCAGGCTGATCGCCCTGGTCGAGCTGGCCCGTGGCGGCGACAAGGAGGCGTTCGGCCTGCTCTTCGACCACTACCACCTACGCGTGTACCGCTTCCTGCACAGCCGCACCTCCTCCACCTCGCTGGCCGAGGACCTCACCTCGGAGACCTTCTTCCGGGCCCTGCGGTCGATGAACGACTTCCGGTGGCAGGGACGCGACTTCGGTGCCTGGCTGATGACCATCGCGCGCAACCTGACCACCGACCACTACCGCGCCGGCCGGACCCGCCTCGAGGTGGCGACCGAGGACATGGGGGTCCACGACGACGCGACCGAGGGGCCGGAGCGCGAGGTGCTCGACCGGCTCACCAACGTGGCGCTCCTGGGCGCCCTTCGCGACCTCCCCGACGAGCAGCGGGACTGCCTGGTGATGCGCTTCCTCCAGGGGATGAGCATCGCCGAGACCGCGGACGTGCTCGAGCGGTCCGCCGGCGCCGTGAAGCAGCTGCAGCTGCGGGCGATCCGCAACCTCGCCAAGGCACTCCCCCCGGAGGCGCGGCAATGTTGAGGCGACGGACGTGCATAACCCCGGCCTCGGCCCAGCCGTTGTTCCCGGTGACGACCCTTCCCGACTCGGGTCTGGACGACCCTTCGGACCACCTAGGACTAGAGCGATGAGAGCGGTATTCAGGGCGGGCAGGGCCGCCGAGCGGTTCCAGTCGCTCGTGGAGTCCGGCCACGCCCAGGCCCCTGCCCAGAGCCCTGCCCAGCCCCCTGCCCAGACCGAGTCCTCCGGCTCCCACGCCGACCAGGACCGGCTGCTGGCGGTCGTCGGACAGCTGCGCGCCGTCCAGCTCCCCGATCCTCGCGCCGAGTTCGTCACCAGCCTCCGCGAGCGACTGATGGCCGAGGCCGACACCGTCCTGCTGCCGGCCCCGGCGCCGACCGCCGAGCAGCGCCCGACCCTGACCGTGGTGACACGGCCCCGTACCACCCGGGACCGCCGGGTGGCGGCGATCCTCACGGTCGCCGCGGCACTCAGCGCCACCGGCAGCCTCGCTCTCTCCGCGCAGGCCGCCCTGCCGGGCGACTCGCTCTACCCGGTCAAGCGGGTCATGGAGTCCGCGCAGGCCGGGCTGGTCCTGGGCGAGCAGGACAAGGGCGAGCTGCTGCTGGCCAAGGCGGAGCTGCGACTCGACGAGGTGGAGGACCTGCTGGCCCGCGACAGCTGGGAGAGCCGTCAGGCCACCGCGAGCGCGCTGCAGTCGTTCTCCGACCAGTCCGACGAAGCCGCCACCCTGCTGCTGGAGAACTACGCCTCCACCCAGCGCGAGGACGCGGTGGAGGCCCTGCTCGAGTTCACCGGTCGGAGCATGGCTCGCCTCGAGGCGCTCTCGGAGCTGGTGCCCGGCGAGGCTGCCGACGAGCTCGCGACCGCCGCCGACCAGCTGCTGCGCATCGATGCGCTCGCCCGGCAGGCCTGCCCCGGGTGTGCCGGCGAGGGGATCACCGAGTTCCCGGTCTTCCTCGCCGCCAGCGGACCCATGACCAGCAGCCTGTACGAGCCCGACGGGGTCACCTTCGCGGCTCCCGCACCCGCCCCGCTGGTCCGCGGCAACGGTGCAGCCGGCCGGTCCGAGGGGAACGTCCGCCTCGACGCCGCCAGGAGCGGGCCCGCCACCAGCGTCCCGAGCGCGACCGCCCAGCCCAGCAGCAGCGGTGCGCCCACGAGCTCCGGCCAGCCGACCACCGGCCCCAACCCGACCTCCCAGCCCACCGCGACCGGCTCCCCGTCACGGCCGGCCGCGCCCACCGAGAGCAGCTCCAGCGCCCCCAGCAAGACCCAGGCCCCAGGCCCGACCGTGCCGGCCACCCCGACACCCACGACCCTCGTCGACGACGTCACCACGATCCTGGTCGGCGACCCACCGACGAGCTCCGGAGCCCCGGAGTCGAGCGGCGGCCTGGTCGGCACCATCGGCGAGGTCCTGGAGACCGCCGCCACCGGGCTGCTCGGCGAGAAGGTGGGCGGCAGCCTGGGCGCCGCGGTGGACCAGCTGGGAGAGGCGGTCGGGACGATCCTCGGCAGCCTGGGGTCCAGCCCGTCCGGCAGCCAGCGGCCGTGACCAGGGCCTGGTCAGGGCCTGACAGGCCCTGAGCCGACCAGCGCCCGCGGGTCAGCCGAAGACGGAGCTGCGCTCGCGCAGCAGTTTGAACAGGGTCTGCTGGATGGTCTCGCGGACCTGGTCGGTCACCTCGAACACCAGCATCGGGTCCTCGGCCTCGAGCTCGCCGAAGGTGTCGGTGCGGATCGGCTCGCCGAACTCCATCAGCCACTTCGACGGCAGCGGAACCAGCCCGAGGGGGCCGAGCAGCGGGAAGAACGGCGTGATCGGGAGATAGGGCAGGTTGAGCAGCCGGGCCAGGGTCGTCAGGTTGCCGACGATCGGATAGATCTCCTCGGCACCCACCACCGACAGCGGCACGATGGGCACGCCCGTGCGCAGTGCCGCGGAGACGAACCCCCCGCGGCCGAAGCGCTGCAGCTTGTAGCGCTCGGAGAAGGGCTTGCCGATCCCCTTGAACCCCTCGGGCCACACTCCGACCAGCTCGCCGCCGTTGAGCATCCGCTCCGCGTCGGCCTGACAGGCCAGGGTGGCCCCCATCCGACGAGCCAGACCGGCGACGACGGGCAGTCGAAAGACCAGGTCGGCGCCCAGCGGACGGAGGTTGCGGCCGGCGTGGTCGTGCACGGCGACCATGGTCATCAGGCCGTCCACCGGGATGGTGCCGGAGTGGTTGGACACCACCAGCGCCCCGCCCTCGGCGGGAATGTTCTCGATCCCACGGACCTCGATCCGGAACCACTTCTCGGCCAGCGGCCGGACCATCGCCAGGAAGAGCCGCTCGGTGAGCTCGCGGTCGAAGCCGAAGTCGTCGACCAGGTACTCGCCCTCGAGGCGTCGGCGCAGGAAGGCCAGGAGCTCGGCCAGGCGACGCTCCCAGTCCGGCCCGAACACCTCTCGGGCGCCGGACTCGATGGCCGCCAGCCAGTCCGCCGCCGGGATGCCGTCCAGCGGTTCGCGGTCCTTGGTGGTGGCGCCGGCTCGGGGGGTGCCGGGAGTGGGCCCAGCAGTCGGCCCGTCAGTGGGCCCGTCAGTGGGCCCAGCAGTGGGCCCGTCAGCCGGCCCGGCGGTGGATGCCTCGGCCGGTTCGGCGGCGGCCCGCGGTGCCCTCGGTGCCCTCGGCTTGGCGCCCTTGGCCAGGCTGCGCGCGGCCGCGGAGGGCTTGTCGCGCCCCGTCCCCCGGCCGGGCCGTCCGCCCGTGCCGATGGGGATGATCTCCGCGTCGCTCACGCCATCCCTCCTACGGGTGCCGGACCTGGGCTGGTCCCCAACCCGAGGCTGCGTCCGAAGTCGGCGAAGGCCTCGCCGGTCGTGTACGTCGGGTAGAACCCCAGCATGTCGCGCATCCGGGTGGTGTCAACACCACGTCCGTAGGTGAGCAGGGAGAGCTGCTCGGGGGAGAACTCGGCTCGCAGCCGCGACCGGAGCACCGAGCCGACCGGGGCCACGGCGAACCCCGGCACCGGCAGCGGCAGCTTGCCGAGCCGTCGGATGGCCTGGGAGAGCATCAGCACACCGTCTCCGGCGATGTTGAAAGTGCCCTCGACGTCGTTGACGACCGAGTGGCGCAGGACGGCGTTCAGGTCCTGCTCGTGCAGGAACTGCAGCCGCGGGTCGTAGCCGAGCACCATCGGGATGGTGGGCAGCCGGAAGAACGCCGACATCGGCGACACCACGTGGGGGCCCATGACGTTGGCGCACCGCAGGGTGGTCACCCGGACGTCGGGCCGACGACGCGCGAAGCCGCGCACGTAGCCCTCGATCTCGTGCACGTCGCGGGAGTAGCCGGCCCGGGGGAGCTTCTTGGGGCCCATGTCCTCGGTGAACATCGCCGGGTCCCGGCTGCTCGCGCCGTAGACCGTGGTGGAGGACTTGACCACCAGGTGCTTCACGCTCGCCGCGCGCTGGCAGGCCGCCAGCAGCTGCATCGAGCCGATGACGTTGATCTCCTTCATCGCGTTGCGTCCACCGGAGCCGCCGGGGGTCGCGATCACGCTCATGTGGACGACGGTGTCGACGTCCTCGCGAGCGATGACCTTGGCGATGACCGGGTTGCGGATGTCGGCACGCACGAAGGAGACGTTGCCGAGGTCGCCGCGGGGCGGCACCACGTCAACGCCGATGACGCGATCGATGGAGGGGTCGGCGGCGGCAAACCGCGCGAAGCGGCGGCCGATGTCCCGGGAGATCCCGGTGACCAGCACGACCCGCCCCACGATCTAAGGCCCTACTTGCCGAGCTTGCGGC containing:
- a CDS encoding sigma-70 family RNA polymerase sigma factor; its protein translation is MSRDNRYDVASGLHALRLAVLACRPPVPHVAAAGVGGPWPLLSEALVPTGDSSPVGPAGPGGAGGPGYGDSSLATSSAESEAERTRLIALVELARGGDKEAFGLLFDHYHLRVYRFLHSRTSSTSLAEDLTSETFFRALRSMNDFRWQGRDFGAWLMTIARNLTTDHYRAGRTRLEVATEDMGVHDDATEGPEREVLDRLTNVALLGALRDLPDEQRDCLVMRFLQGMSIAETADVLERSAGAVKQLQLRAIRNLAKALPPEARQC
- a CDS encoding DUF5667 domain-containing protein — translated: MRAVFRAGRAAERFQSLVESGHAQAPAQSPAQPPAQTESSGSHADQDRLLAVVGQLRAVQLPDPRAEFVTSLRERLMAEADTVLLPAPAPTAEQRPTLTVVTRPRTTRDRRVAAILTVAAALSATGSLALSAQAALPGDSLYPVKRVMESAQAGLVLGEQDKGELLLAKAELRLDEVEDLLARDSWESRQATASALQSFSDQSDEAATLLLENYASTQREDAVEALLEFTGRSMARLEALSELVPGEAADELATAADQLLRIDALARQACPGCAGEGITEFPVFLAASGPMTSSLYEPDGVTFAAPAPAPLVRGNGAAGRSEGNVRLDAARSGPATSVPSATAQPSSSGAPTSSGQPTTGPNPTSQPTATGSPSRPAAPTESSSSAPSKTQAPGPTVPATPTPTTLVDDVTTILVGDPPTSSGAPESSGGLVGTIGEVLETAATGLLGEKVGGSLGAAVDQLGEAVGTILGSLGSSPSGSQRP
- a CDS encoding NAD-dependent epimerase/dehydratase family protein — encoded protein: MGRVVLVTGISRDIGRRFARFAAADPSIDRVIGVDVVPPRGDLGNVSFVRADIRNPVIAKVIAREDVDTVVHMSVIATPGGSGGRNAMKEINVIGSMQLLAACQRAASVKHLVVKSSTTVYGASSRDPAMFTEDMGPKKLPRAGYSRDVHEIEGYVRGFARRRPDVRVTTLRCANVMGPHVVSPMSAFFRLPTIPMVLGYDPRLQFLHEQDLNAVLRHSVVNDVEGTFNIAGDGVLMLSQAIRRLGKLPLPVPGFAVAPVGSVLRSRLRAEFSPEQLSLLTYGRGVDTTRMRDMLGFYPTYTTGEAFADFGRSLGLGTSPGPAPVGGMA
- a CDS encoding HAD family hydrolase, whose amino-acid sequence is MTSPEKHRRQPARPADLRRRSALAGEAAAASAEVETALSTPADPTSAAFFDVDNTVMQGASIFHLARGLYRRQFFTTRDIADAVYKQAYFRIRGVEDPEHIAQTRSSALSFIAGHTVAELEELGEEIFDEAMAHRIWPGTRALAQMHLDQGQRVWLVTAAPIEIASIIARRLGLTGAMGTVAEHVDGVYTGQLVGDLLHGPAKAEAIKSLAAREGLDLSHCSAYSDSYNDLPMLGLVGDPVAINPDPQLRSHARQHGWRVRDYRTGRKAARIGVLSGAVAGALAGGVAAGVSARRRHH
- a CDS encoding 1-acyl-sn-glycerol-3-phosphate acyltransferase, yielding MSDAEIIPIGTGGRPGRGTGRDKPSAAARSLAKGAKPRAPRAPRAAAEPAEASTAGPADGPTAGPTDGPTDGPTAGPTPGTPRAGATTKDREPLDGIPAADWLAAIESGAREVFGPDWERRLAELLAFLRRRLEGEYLVDDFGFDRELTERLFLAMVRPLAEKWFRIEVRGIENIPAEGGALVVSNHSGTIPVDGLMTMVAVHDHAGRNLRPLGADLVFRLPVVAGLARRMGATLACQADAERMLNGGELVGVWPEGFKGIGKPFSERYKLQRFGRGGFVSAALRTGVPIVPLSVVGAEEIYPIVGNLTTLARLLNLPYLPITPFFPLLGPLGLVPLPSKWLMEFGEPIRTDTFGELEAEDPMLVFEVTDQVRETIQQTLFKLLRERSSVFG